The window GTCCAGTGATCTCGCACGCCGGTGGTCTCCCCTCCCGGGCTAGAACCGGACAAATTCTGATACCTGAGCTGGGCGCCAAGGAAATCTGGTACCTGGGCACCAAGAGATTCTGACGCCGATACACGCATAGGACTATAGGAATGTACTTGCTCATCCCCAGTTGATTGCTTTGCCCACCGCGGGGAGGCATTTATTCAGCGTCCGTTTAGTTCCCGAAAACTTTTGAggcaaaattttttttgaactgtttgaccactaattaggagtattaaatatagattaattataaaactaattacattgATGGACGGGAAATCACGAGGTGAatctattaagactaattaatctatcattagatgTTGGTTACTGTAACACaatattgtctaatcattgcataattaggttcattagattcgtttcgcgatttcactcggggttatggaatgagttttgtcagttatccacatttaatacttcaaattagtggtcaaatgttGCAAGTACTGTAGCGCGTGAAAAATTTTCGGAACTAAACGGGCTGACGAGTTCAGGATTCAGAAAGTGAAGCTTCTTCCTTCATATGCATGCCATCTGAAATTATGAATGTCTGAAGCTTGGATCAAGTGAAATTCCATCGCTAACTTTGGTCGCGGATCTTGTTTATTCACTCCACTCGCGAAAGTTCATCCAATGGGATCACTGTTACCCGTACATTAGTTGGGCATCCTGAATTCCGGACAGACTATTTCACAGTTAGACCTGCAGATCAGTTAGATCTGAAACAGTACACCTGATTTTCTCGGCTGGTCGAAAGAAAGGCCCATTTCAGTTCCCAAAaagttgctacagtaaccgtcgtATCGAATTTTCAGGCAcatacataaagtattaaatatagatgaaaaaaaattaattacacagtctaactgattagcatgagatgaatcttttaagcctaattagttcatgattagacattatttggcaagtaacaacgaaatgtgctacagtaacttttcGCCCCAAAATCGCGAACTGAACGGGGCCAAAGGAGTGTTTCAGCCTTTTTCAGGGCTGAACATTTCTTGTCATCCGTATGATGTTTCCTGCGATCGGAGTTCAGACGCATTTATTCAGAAGAGTTCAGGATTCAGAAGTGAAGCTTCTTCGCGCATGCCATCTGATTGTCTGAAGCTTGGATCAAGTGAAATCCCATCGCAACTTTGGAGGCAGATCATGTTTATTTACTCCACTAGCAAAGTCCAACCCACGGGATCACAGTTCACCACACATCAGTTGGCCAAATTCATCATAAACAATTGCCTTTCACATAGAAGTGTTAATAACCTGCAGATCAGTTAGACCTGAAACAGAAACAGAAACAGAAACAGAACACCTATTTCTCTTTCAGACTATCTGCTGTTCAAAGCAAAAGAATGTTTCAGCCTCTCAGGGTTGGAATTCCTGTCATTCTCGGTTCCTCTCGCTGGTACAGTACTGAGCATAAGATGGCAGCAAGAAACTTTGAACGAATTAACAGGTTTAACTTCCGTCAGCTGAACTTTTCTAGTTTTTCGTATGAATTTTCCTGCCATCCAAGTTCAGAGAATGTGTGGTGTCGTCGCAGTATTCTCTGAACTCCGATTAGGTTCAGTAGATAGACCGCCAGTTGGCCTTATATTCACCGCTGTCGTCGTCAGTAGTATCTATATTCAAGCTTTTGTCAAGCCCTTATATTCACCGCTGTCGTCGTCAGTAGCATATTGCAGTATACTTGCATTCTTGCAACACGGAGGACACGCAACGCATGCCACAGACAGTGAGCAACTCAAGCAACAGTAGAAGAAAACAATGGCAACTCACACTTGTAAGCTGCAACTGTACTCTACCATCGCAACAGAGGTAGCGGCAAACTGTCTCTAGTCTCGACCGGCCGTGGCGTCGCTTTCCCCTGCCCAGGCGGCCAGGCCGcttggccgcgcccgcgccccagtTCGAGTCACCTACTACTACTAAGGTTACCGAGGGCAGCACCACCTCTTGTCGTTTTCACCAACCGAGCGAGAGGCCTAGTGCCATGTCCTGATCACCCAACAGTTGCAGCACCGGTGAGCGATGACCATTTGCGGCATTTGTTAATCCGATCCAGCACACCGTTTCTTCCAAAGCAAGAGCTTAAAGAATTCGGTAATGCTATACGCGTGAGCAGACCCGACGTCGCTTTTAACAACATGTACTGTGCGGCAAGTTTGTCAAAGAGGCGGACAAGGAGATAGGCATGGAAGGAAGATGAATCGATGCAATTGACCTGGGCCAGAAGATCCAGCGACCTGCTGCGGGGTGGTTCTTCTCCAGCCACTTGCGGGTCCCTTTGTCCACTTCTACTATGGCGCCGGTTAATCTCCTCTGCACTCTCGTTTCTCGTCCTAGCTAGGCGAAGGCGACGGGCTTGGTGGCTCTggctcgcggcggcgtccgAGTCCGCTGCATCAATGGCGGCAGTGGCGCTGTCCgtgctcctcctcgtcgccggcgtcgtggCGATGCTCGTGCTGCACATCCTCATCGTCTTCTGGGCGCTCCGGCGGGGCATCACGCTCCGCGCCGCGGCGTCGCGGCaggacgacgaggagcgcgCGGAGGGGCTGTCGGCCGAGGATCTTGACGGGCTGCCGTGGCACGAGCACGACCACGAGGGcaaggccggcgcgggcggcgagtgCGCGGTGTGCCTAGAGGCGTTCCAGCCCGGGGACCGGTGCCGGGCGCTGCCGGGGTGCGAGCACGGGTTCCACGCGCAGTGCGTGGACCCCTGGCTGCGCAAGAGCCGCGTGTGCCCCGTCTGCCGCGCCGTGGTCGCCGTCGTCGACACAGGCAGCGGcaaggcggccggcgaggccgccgcctcgtcggaGATCGTGGCTGAAAGACGGGGGCGCGGATCGGTAGCTAGTGAGTTCGGCTTCCACTTTGCCGTCTGATTCGTTCGTGTttgtacatatacatatacatatagaAAGAAGGGAAAGGTCTATTTTTCAACCTCCAACAGTCACGTTAGTCCGGATTTCAACCTCGAATTAGGAAACCGGACACTCTGGGTCCTCGTACTGTCAAAACCGTCCAAATTACCCCCGGGTACTGTAGCAAGCGGTTTCAGGAGCCGTTTTGCCGACATGGCAcgcggggcccacatgtcagtccACGTCACTGCTCATTCCctcaatgacatgtgggcccccttgtcacctctctctcctcctgCCTGCACGCCGCGTTCCTCCGCGGCGACGCCGGCCTCCCGCCCCGTgcggtcgtcgtcgtccttgccggcctcccgccgctccgcttcGGACGGCGACGCCTCGTCCCCATGGCCGCTCCACCTCCCGACGGCGCGCCTCAACCCCGCGGCCGGCCgctccgcctcccgccggcTGCGCCTTGACCCGCTCCTGCTCCGGCCGGCGGCCTCGCCTCTGCCTCCGGTAGGCGTCCTCGCTCCCACGGCCTCTCCGCCTCCGTCCGGCGGCGCCTCGTCCCCGCGACCGCTCCGCCTCCCGACAGCCGATGGTAGCCGCACGAGCGAGCTTGCGGGCGCGGAGACCCACTTGTCATCTCTCTTCATGGGATCCATTTCCCCTGCCGGCGTCGTGGCTGTCGTCGCCGTGGAGCTTGGgcgccgcgtccgccgccgagCTGAGCCTCAGGCCACCGCGTCTACCCGTGCCTCAGGCCGCCGCGTCGACGTGCGCCTCCGGCTGCCGCGGAGCTCATGCGTGCCTCCGGCGGCCGCGTCCTTTCATCGCCGTGGAGCTCGCGAGCCGTGtccgccgccgagccgagccttgGGGCGCCCGTCTGCGCACGCCTCTggctggcgaggaggaggatgggcCCGACGCCAGCGTGGGAGGCCGCATTGGCCggcgcgaggcggagatggGGAGGGGCGTCGACGGCCAGGCGGGCCAGCGTGAGGCATTAGGCGGTGGCGGCAgtgggagaggaggcggcggcggtgggagagtagaagtggggcccacctgtcattgaGAGGGAAGAAAAGGTTGAGGTGCTGACGTGGACTGACTTGTGGGCCCCCTGTGCCACGTGTGCAAAACCACCCTCAAAACCACTTGCTACAGTGCTCGAGGGGGTGATTCGGACGGTTTTGACAGTTCGAGGGCCTAggttacccggtttcgtagtaGTAGGTTGAAAAATGGACTTCTTGACTAGTTCgaggttgtaaaatagacttatccctAGAAAGAACTAGTTTGCCAAATCCGTTAGCTAGTGTGTAACTCGGTTCATCATTTGTAATTGCAAAGCAGGTTTAATTCATTCGATAGTGATTTGCAAGTTGAGAAGTTGATTGCGTCCACAGCGGCACAACCTGGCCAGATACGGTGACGTTTCACGACGGTTCGTGTCATCTGCTTTGATTATTCAGTGcaattggtttttttttttgaaagaaggcAGGAGCACTCAGTGCAATTGGTGACACTGCAAGTGACGAAGACATCTCCGTTTACGTGACGGAGAGGTTATCTTGGAAGCATACACAATTCACTCCTTTTTACCAGACAGAGAGGACGACGAAGATGTTGCCGGAACATGCAGAGGTGACAATAGTTTCAGGACACACTTCTGAACTGAACGGAGAGCGGTGGTATGGTTTATAAAATGGCAGTTGAGCAGGATTATCCCGATCGATTCTGACAATGAACCTAATCTTCAGAGCAAAACCAGTGTTCCATTTCCAGAGACTGGCACCCTGTTTCAGTACGTGTTGTCCATGCAGCATACCTGGAAACAGTAGTCGGAGACACCAAAGTTCAGTTTCAGTTTATTTACAATCAAAAAAATGCGATGCGAGGCACACAtgtgtgttgtccatgcagcaTACCTGGAAACAGTAGTCGGAGACACCAAAGTTTAGTTTCAGTTTATTTACAATAAAAAAAATGCGATGCGAGGCACACATGTAGTGTGCCAGCCATTTCGGCCAGAGTATCTGGTTGATAAACTTTTGGTTCATTTTTTTGGGTGGTTGCTCACCGCGCCTGCCACGCGGTGATGCGGTCGTCACTGTATTAGCTGGTGCGCTTAAGGTTGCATTGAAGATGTGGCACTAAACAGACGGAACGgcttataaatttataattcgTTGCACTTATTAGGGTGATTACAGGCTTGGCCCAATCTAGATATGTTCCCCTAAATGAATTGTGGGTACTACAACGGCCAAATTGTGGGCTACAACGGCAGTAAATGTAAGATTACGGCCAAATTGCCCGGCCAATTTATAATTCTGTAAATGTAAGACCAATAAGTGAACGCGGGCCTGCTTGATATGTGTCTgtatctctctctctgtctctctgccAATACGCATATCAAGCACACCCAAAGCCCAACAATCACTTCACCTTCGAGCCGTGCGGAAGCGAGCCCAAATTGAGGGAAGGAACAACAATAAATAGTCAATTTGCGTCCAAATGAAATAAGCGACGAAtaaatattgcaaaatcaagacaaacatctaataaataaacaaaataaaaggaaaaaactACACCATAAGAGTTTTGTTGTATATGCCCATCCCTGGTTGAACGCATCGCAAAAGCTACCCCTATGGGGAGAAAGTGAAAAACTGGTGTTTATACTTTTATCAAAGATTCTTTTGGTGAAAAAACTCCAAAGATATTGGAATTACGTCTTCAGAAGtatatatttttaataaaatCAACAATCATTTTTTCATTTTCAACAGAAACGAATCAAATTGACTAATTCGTAAGTGGTGGGGTGGTTGCTCAAAAAGAAAACAACATGTGCGAGTATTTGACACAAAATGACTTGAAGCTATAATGTCAATGATTTGAGCTCAAAACTATTAAATAACTCACATCCAAACctcatctctctcctcttctgCCCCTCTATGTCCAGCTACACCCGAGTTAGCAGGTAAAGCATAGATCAACTAAGCTGCTGCTCTGAACTGTTAGAAAACTAGATAATTTTTGgtatatattttaattccaaatattactagcaatttTAAGGCATAaaagagtgataatgtgtgaacaaaatatatgcttgtgttcatgttattctcactaataagcatgaacaaaatgTTAAACCACAATAGATTTAGaatgtaccccaaggcgggacctgtgccggaggcaccggttgcgccgttaccagttagaatagacattctattcgactggccttgcctgatgtagccgaacgacgtcgatgcaggaagaggttcgcagtgcagtcccacgaacggtcaccaggaagtagacgaagttgtcgttcacgccgggatgtagacgaagtagtcattcagggagcgagcagtcgcgtcaagacgctccccaaaaacctgattgcccgcgccccgtgcaggaccttcagcgagcagaggttccggaagCCTGCTCTCACTAGAGCTGTGCGCGCAACACTAGCGATGCGAATGGtagaaagcagcagagggagaagggagatgtctcctaagcaggagtacctgaaATAAGAGTGCTTGTGGTGTGAGGATGAGTGGAGGAGAgcctggtttatataggcgtggaggtgcctcagattaaacgaacctggacgtcataATGAGCTTTGATGAGCAGTAATTACTGGTGCAATTGAGTCACAAAAATCTCATTAACCGCAAAGGTTTTATTTAGTGTCATCATTCACCTGTTAATGCCAACGTTTTATTGTCTATGTTTTAATGCTTTCAACAGCAAAACGTTCTCTCATATCAgtacatcacgtcgcaccgcaccgcacatgcacgtcacgtcacgtccggccgcgccacgcacacgcaccgtccggccggccggcctcaccgcgcgagcgagcgcgcgcgtgtggttcaccgacctcctcttaccggcttcacaagtggtgtacacgaggtCCAtcctttaagtcggttgagatcctcctcaaatttTGGTACGGAATTAAgtaattgattccctagcatttaatggtgggttttaaattcttttattgcattgattagaataaatgggccaagcctataattccaacaatccccaccaagaaattcaagcgaCACTAGAAATGCTCTCATttcctcattgatataccagtatttgacagagactgttaagttgaacttccatctaggataaagactacacttattcacaactgtacaatggactatgccttgaattgccagtcttgtgcaaacaagtttgaccagagccctacactggtactaggctgcataagcatccccgcagtttggagcttataagtcatactccagacccttcatgagtttctagagaatacccagttctcatagaccatgaccagtagtcagactcatataggcgtgttcctttcagatgttctataggacaacatctttgtttcaagaaaataactcatttgttttaaagaaaccacctggaacacattaaggtatagaccaaactgccatacagattagaagagaaatgcaccttatacacggaatgagcctttTTCACAAAGATTCTCTTCtctcagtcagactttagtttgtttcaccatcctacttcacgggatctccgatcacataggacaggtttccactatagaatgactcacgtgggtctcaagcccaattccatagatgcattgtctatcacattccgtgaaagaccctttgtaaactaatctgccagatttttagccgtctgaacatagtccaaggctataactccggagtttctcaattttctgacagatttcaaccgccttttcacatgtctagatgactccatgttatcctttgaactgttcaccttgacaattaccgtttgattgtcacagttcattagaattgtcggtatcggtttttcaactatcggcaagtctaTAAGGAGCTcatgaagccactcagcctcaacagtggtggtatctaatgctgtgattTCTGCTTCCATATTTGAcatcgttaagatggtctgcttgcaaggcttccaggaaacagctccaccaccaagtgtaaacacatatccacttgtggcctttatctcatcagcatcagaaatctagtttgaatcactatacccttctagtacccttgggtacccggtgtagtgaattctatagttcattgtcccctttagatagcgcattactctttcaagagccttccaatgatcatatttcgggtttgaaacaaaccggctcagtttgcttacagcaaacgagatgtcaggtcttgtagcactagctaaatacatcaatgaaccaatgatatgagaatatctcagctgatctcgcattatccttttgttcttcttaAGAATTAAACttgcatcatatggtgttgagacatgtttatagtcgctataaccaaaacAACTTAACACCTTTTCCACATAGTgggactgtgtaagaatcaccccaccattgctctcttttactagctttatattaaggataacatcagtttctcccagatccttcatctcaagactttgagataaaaactctttgacttccttaatcacattaaggctaatGCCAaaaatcagtatgtcatccacatacaagcacaaaatcactccttcagcctcaccttagcgatagtacacatatttatcagcttcgttcacaacaaagccagcaGACGTCAAAGTTTTGtcgaacttttcatgccactgcttaggcgcttgcttgagaccatataaagatttcaacAATTTACAAACCGTttcttcttgaccctttgatacaaacccatccagCTAATCCATATAGATCTCATCTTCTAActttccattgaggaaagccgtcttaatgtccatctgatgaacgagaagaccataagaggctgccagaaaaagtaacactcgaattgtggtcaatcgggcaactggtgaataagtgtcaaagaaattttctccttctttttgggtataacccttggccacaagcctggccttatacttttcaatagtaccatctggcctaagctttttcttgaacacccacttgcatccaataggtttacatccataaggatgTTCAACGACCTCctaggttccattagacataatagaatccatctcactcctcactgtttccttccaatagtcagcatcaggagatgaatatgcctcttcaatggttttGGGTGTATCATCCacgaggtatacaatgaaatcatcaccaaaagactgtatagtcctttgtctcttgctctttctaggagcatcattgttatgcTCCTCAGAATTTTCCACAAGTATAGGTTCATtatgttctatcggctcagcagagctatcatcctcgatgaactcttgcctagatgaacttgttccaaatctcatgggaaaaatgttttcaaaaaatgtagcatctctgaactccattatagtaccaacatgtatgtcaggtactccagattccactattaaaaatctatacccaacgctgtgaatagcataacctagaaagatacaatccacagttttaggtccaaacttacgtttcttggttattggcacactcatttttgccaaacaaccccatgtatgtaagtatgaaagtgttggccttttcttctcccatttctcgaatggtgttatctctttattctttgtagggaCACGGTTTAgaacatgacatgcagtcaatatagcctcaccccactaTTTCTTAGAAAGTctcgctgtatctaacatggcgttaaccaaatccgttagagtgtggttctttctttcggcaaccccatttgactgggGTGCATAgagaggcgtcctctcatgaataataccatgttcctcgcagaataaagtgaataaatttgagaagtactcACCActacgatctgacctaactcttttgatctttctctcaaattggttttctacttcatctttatagattttaaagtaatgtaaagcttcatcttttgacttcaataaataaatgtaacaaaatctagagCAGTCAtcgatcaaagtcatgaaatatcttttaccaccttttgtcaacactccattcatttcgcacaaatcggaatgaattaattctaagggtgccaagctcctcgcCTCAGCGGGCCTTATGAGGcttgcgagtttgttttgattcaacacatacatgacacttagaatttttgacaaaagt is drawn from Panicum virgatum strain AP13 chromosome 1N, P.virgatum_v5, whole genome shotgun sequence and contains these coding sequences:
- the LOC120657118 gene encoding E3 ubiquitin-protein ligase ATL23-like, producing MQLTWARRSSDLLRGGSSPATCGSLCPLLLWRRLISSALSFLVLARRRRRAWWLWLAAASESAASMAAVALSVLLLVAGVVAMLVLHILIVFWALRRGITLRAAASRQDDEERAEGLSAEDLDGLPWHEHDHEGKAGAGGECAVCLEAFQPGDRCRALPGCEHGFHAQCVDPWLRKSRVCPVCRAVVAVVDTGSGKAAGEAAASSEIVAERRGRGSVASEFGFHFAV